A genomic stretch from Bacteroidetes Order II. bacterium includes:
- a CDS encoding histidine phosphatase family protein, with protein sequence MTTIYLTRHGETDLNRAGIVQGRGVNAPLNENGLLQAEALRERLSNVWLDAVYCSPLLRAVQTAETVVRSHPYLNPRKMTDLEEISWGICEGKQPDEALRKAFEEVRLQWQKGDFEAKISGGESALEVEKRAKRALMNIVSQHHGESVLIVTHGRFLRVLLASILSDYGLSRMEQIKHTNTSLNVLTFDGKRFRAELLHDTLHLKHITHLVHS encoded by the coding sequence ATGACGACAATTTATTTGACTCGGCATGGTGAGACGGATTTAAACCGTGCTGGCATTGTGCAGGGGAGGGGAGTTAATGCCCCCTTGAATGAAAATGGGCTGCTTCAGGCGGAGGCACTTCGGGAGCGCTTATCCAATGTTTGGCTGGATGCGGTGTATTGTAGTCCGCTCCTTCGAGCGGTACAAACAGCAGAAACCGTAGTTCGGTCACATCCTTACCTGAATCCACGAAAAATGACAGACCTTGAAGAAATCTCTTGGGGAATTTGTGAGGGAAAACAACCGGATGAAGCCCTTCGTAAAGCGTTTGAAGAAGTGCGGTTGCAATGGCAAAAAGGTGATTTTGAAGCCAAAATATCTGGCGGGGAATCCGCTCTTGAAGTTGAAAAGCGGGCCAAACGTGCACTTATGAATATAGTTTCTCAGCATCACGGAGAATCGGTACTCATTGTAACACATGGTCGGTTTTTACGAGTATTGTTGGCGAGTATTCTTTCTGATTACGGACTTTCCAGAATGGAACAGATCAAGCATACCAATACATCGCTCAACGTTCTGACGTTTGATGGAAAAAGATTTCGGGCAGAGCTCTTGCATGATACGCTTCATCTTAAACATATTACGCATCTGGTTCATTCATGA